One Gordonia mangrovi genomic region harbors:
- the thiO gene encoding glycine oxidase ThiO, with protein sequence MSADNPDRPGLLAVVGGGVIGLTCALAAADTGWRVRVFDSGADRRAAWVAAGMLGSLGEGHPGEDELLAMSTESVQRWPGLLDRLGAPDVLAASDSLFVAASSADAEHLDTLADFVWARQPRAHDDLRRVRPAEIRRLESALSSRLHSGYLATGEGAVDNRRLLDALRTALLAAGGEVIDRPVDDLAHVEADTILVAAGVGTSALIPEVSLHAAKGEILRLRRTRWSVPPPAHVVRARMHGRSVYLVPRHDGVVVGATQYEPFDATRTDPEVGGVTDLLSDAVELMPGLRTYELVEAGAGMRPCSADGLPIIRRIDERVVVATGHGRNGILLAPYTADAVMTLLGRGGVGRSAGATTHTGVTTPIGITTGGES encoded by the coding sequence GTGAGTGCCGACAATCCTGATCGACCAGGCCTGCTCGCCGTCGTCGGTGGCGGTGTGATCGGTCTGACCTGCGCATTGGCTGCCGCCGATACCGGATGGCGGGTACGGGTGTTCGACTCCGGCGCCGACCGGCGCGCGGCGTGGGTGGCTGCGGGCATGCTCGGGTCTCTCGGCGAAGGACACCCGGGCGAGGACGAGTTGCTGGCGATGTCTACGGAGTCGGTGCAACGCTGGCCCGGTCTGCTGGACCGGCTCGGTGCCCCCGACGTCCTGGCCGCGTCGGACTCGCTGTTCGTGGCGGCGTCGTCGGCCGACGCCGAGCATCTCGACACCCTCGCCGACTTCGTCTGGGCGCGGCAGCCACGCGCCCACGACGACCTGCGTCGGGTCCGGCCGGCGGAGATCCGGCGTCTCGAATCGGCACTGAGTTCCCGGTTGCACAGTGGCTATCTGGCCACCGGCGAGGGAGCGGTCGACAACCGTCGATTGCTGGATGCGCTACGCACGGCGCTGCTGGCCGCCGGCGGTGAGGTGATCGACCGGCCCGTCGACGACCTCGCCCACGTCGAGGCCGACACCATCCTCGTCGCGGCCGGTGTGGGGACGTCCGCGCTGATACCGGAGGTGTCGCTGCATGCGGCCAAGGGGGAGATCCTGCGGCTGCGTCGCACCCGATGGTCGGTGCCGCCGCCCGCGCATGTGGTGCGCGCGCGGATGCACGGCCGGTCGGTGTATCTGGTGCCGCGCCATGACGGAGTGGTTGTCGGTGCCACCCAATACGAACCGTTCGACGCCACCCGTACGGACCCGGAGGTCGGCGGCGTGACGGATCTGCTGTCCGATGCGGTCGAGCTCATGCCTGGGCTGCGTACCTACGAGCTGGTGGAGGCCGGCGCCGGCATGCGGCCCTGTTCGGCCGACGGGCTGCCGATCATCCGGCGGATCGACGAGCGAGTGGTGGTGGCCACCGGCCACGGACGCAACGGAATCCTGTTGGCGCCCTACACCGCTGATGCGGTGATGACCTTGCTCGGCCGCGGCGGCGTGGGCCGCTCTGCGGGTGCGACGACCCACACCGGTGTCACGACCCCCATCGGCATCACGACCGGAGGAGAGAGCTGA
- the thiE gene encoding thiamine phosphate synthase has translation MTDIRRATTARLADARLYLCTDARRERGDLVDFVSAAVAGGVDIIQLRDKGSPGEARFGSLEAREELEILARMREIAHAHGALLSVNDRADVATLAGADVLHVGQGDLPAALARQVAGDHIAIGISTHDSAQLRAAVADDDVDYFCVGPCWPTPTKPGRSAPGLDLVREAAATAPKKPWFAIGGIDADRIAAVTDAGARRVVVVRAITGADDPRTAATQLRATL, from the coding sequence GTGACCGACATCCGACGCGCGACGACCGCGCGACTCGCCGACGCCCGTCTCTACCTGTGCACCGATGCCCGCCGCGAACGTGGCGACCTCGTCGACTTCGTGTCCGCGGCAGTCGCCGGCGGCGTCGACATCATCCAGTTGCGTGACAAGGGCTCGCCCGGGGAGGCGCGTTTCGGCTCGCTGGAGGCCCGGGAGGAACTCGAGATCCTGGCCCGGATGCGCGAGATCGCGCACGCTCACGGCGCGTTGTTGTCGGTCAACGACCGCGCCGATGTCGCCACCCTGGCCGGTGCCGACGTCCTGCACGTGGGCCAGGGCGATCTGCCCGCGGCCCTGGCCCGTCAGGTCGCCGGCGACCACATCGCGATCGGCATCTCCACCCATGACTCGGCACAGCTGCGGGCCGCCGTCGCCGACGACGACGTCGACTACTTCTGTGTCGGCCCGTGCTGGCCCACGCCGACCAAACCCGGCCGTAGCGCGCCCGGCCTCGACCTGGTGCGGGAAGCCGCCGCGACGGCGCCGAAGAAACCGTGGTTCGCCATCGGCGGTATCGACGCAGACCGGATCGCGGCGGTGACCGACGCCGGGGCGCGCCGGGTGGTGGTGGTCCGGGCGATCACGGGCGCCGACGATCCGCGGACAGCAGCCACGCAGCTGCGGGCCACGCTGTAG
- a CDS encoding DUF1330 domain-containing protein → MPVTFVVLLWPVEGHADELHAYEDDVLRLVSAHGGRVLARASRTDDDPSRPLETQIIEFADRAGFDAYMADPHRMSMADRRTSCVARTELWPVTTT, encoded by the coding sequence GTGCCGGTGACCTTCGTCGTTCTGTTGTGGCCCGTCGAGGGCCACGCCGATGAGCTTCACGCCTACGAAGACGACGTGCTCCGACTGGTGTCCGCGCACGGCGGACGGGTACTGGCGCGCGCCAGCCGCACCGACGATGATCCGTCCCGTCCGCTCGAAACCCAGATCATCGAGTTCGCCGATCGGGCCGGGTTCGATGCGTATATGGCCGATCCACACCGGATGTCGATGGCCGATCGACGCACGTCGTGTGTCGCGCGGACGGAGTTGTGGCCGGTCACCACCACCTGA
- a CDS encoding ABC transporter ATP-binding protein — protein MLTVENLTKVFGQVRAVDALTFEVRPGMVTGFLGPNGAGKSTTMRMMLGLDRPTAGTATINGLPYRDLDHPLRQVGALLDASWIHPNRSARSHLRWMAASNGIPRRRVDEVLDTVGLSTVATKRAGGFSLGMKQRLGLAGAMLGDPHTLLFDEPVNGLDPEGIVWIRGFMRSLAAQGRTVLVSSHLLTEMSLTADHLVVIGQGKLIADCSVAEFTSRAASSVRVRSPQLPDLHRVLAEAGLRVTPGMAPDGRPVLDVADAVTDQVGDIAAHAGIALHELTGTGASLEEVFMTMTAGAVQYHGGGPAGPAAQGGPR, from the coding sequence GTGCTCACAGTCGAGAACCTGACCAAGGTCTTCGGGCAGGTCCGTGCCGTCGACGCCCTCACTTTCGAGGTTCGACCGGGAATGGTGACCGGTTTCCTCGGACCCAACGGCGCAGGCAAGTCCACCACGATGCGAATGATGCTCGGTCTCGACCGGCCCACCGCCGGCACCGCCACCATCAACGGGCTGCCCTACCGCGACCTCGATCACCCGCTGCGCCAGGTCGGGGCATTGCTCGACGCGAGTTGGATCCATCCCAACCGCAGTGCCCGGTCGCATCTGCGCTGGATGGCCGCCTCCAACGGCATCCCGCGCCGTCGCGTCGACGAGGTCCTCGACACGGTCGGGCTCTCGACCGTCGCGACCAAACGTGCCGGCGGCTTCTCGCTCGGCATGAAGCAACGCCTCGGACTCGCGGGCGCGATGCTCGGCGACCCACATACCCTGCTGTTCGACGAACCGGTCAACGGCCTCGACCCCGAGGGCATCGTCTGGATTCGTGGGTTCATGCGCTCTCTGGCGGCACAGGGTCGGACGGTGCTGGTGTCGAGCCACCTGCTCACCGAGATGTCGCTGACCGCCGATCACCTCGTCGTGATCGGGCAGGGCAAGCTGATCGCGGACTGTTCGGTCGCCGAGTTCACCAGCCGAGCGGCCAGCAGTGTGCGCGTCCGCAGCCCGCAACTGCCCGACCTGCATCGGGTGCTGGCAGAGGCGGGTCTGCGGGTCACCCCAGGGATGGCTCCCGACGGACGCCCGGTGCTCGATGTCGCCGACGCGGTCACCGATCAGGTCGGCGACATCGCCGCGCACGCCGGCATCGCACTGCACGAATTGACCGGTACCGGCGCCTCACTCGAAGAGGTGTTCATGACGATGACGGCGGGCGCGGTCCAATACCACGGGGGCGGTCCGGCCGGACCCGCAGCACAGGGAGGACCGCGATGA
- a CDS encoding LuxR C-terminal-related transcriptional regulator has protein sequence MSSDWPLVEREKEFRIIEAALRGETNACGVVLTGDSGVGKTTLARHVTAALDGGVRWVAGTESARSIPLGVFAHLVGPATSSDPVTYLAAARESLLADGNVVIGVDDAHLLDELSATLLHQLAIDRAVHIVATVRSGETVPDAVTSLWKDNHLTRITLSPFSKQQSVELIESVLGGQLEGLSADLMWEASGGNALFLRHLVEGARQANTLRQVNGIWQLRGRAAITSELASLLESRIEQLDDSVLNVLKYLALCEPLDIDVLGDLAGDEAVEEAEIAGLVRILRDGRRLNVQYNHPLFGEVIRHRLGLASSRRLRGKLVKALQARGTDTAAERIRLADLALESDVAVDSGLMSAAARDALAFANAPLGERFARAAVAEGSGFGAAEPLARSLMWQGFAAEADDVLGGFRADDLNEIEQIYWGGLRFATVFWAIGDADRADQVLNMLQEEVTDPNLALVVKGIASTCAIFENRVQDAIALAEEVLTSPKPSPWAVEWAVFGGSLALALTGRGTEVAALAVRARVAEAVTDGLLRFPAGFGEILALTLTGQLDEAATRADRYVQFSNIGQYLGWGMAGILVSVVEMARGDSVSVGRRMEQTLATLDSGRGAAESWNYPAMFYLVQALSAGGQPEPAERALRTAQDRFGRHIAVFGPMLTISQAWQEASAGTVSLAAQTAQRAAVEAREAAQFAIEAEALHSAARFGDPSGAERLRELAGQVDGPLAGLYARHAGALESRDAVELDLCATEFEKLGFRLSAADAAAQASVLHEADGGRAATVASAAVANRLAAECGGLRTPALVESAQPLPLTTREREIANLVAAGLSNKEIAHRLTVSVRTVEGHIYRACTKLDVADRSEIAALLVKANSGTS, from the coding sequence ATGTCCTCCGATTGGCCTCTGGTCGAGCGCGAGAAAGAGTTCCGCATCATCGAAGCCGCGCTGCGCGGTGAGACGAATGCGTGTGGCGTTGTGCTGACCGGCGATTCAGGTGTCGGCAAGACCACGTTGGCCCGGCACGTCACGGCCGCCCTCGACGGGGGCGTGCGGTGGGTCGCCGGTACCGAATCCGCCCGCAGCATCCCCCTCGGCGTGTTCGCCCATCTCGTCGGACCGGCCACCTCCAGCGACCCGGTCACCTACCTCGCGGCCGCAAGGGAATCGCTGCTGGCCGACGGCAACGTGGTGATCGGCGTCGACGACGCGCATCTGCTCGACGAACTCTCCGCGACACTGCTGCACCAGCTCGCCATCGACCGCGCCGTGCACATCGTCGCGACCGTCCGGTCCGGGGAGACCGTCCCGGACGCGGTCACATCGCTGTGGAAAGACAACCACCTCACCCGGATCACGTTGTCACCGTTCAGCAAACAGCAGAGCGTCGAACTGATCGAGTCGGTGCTCGGCGGTCAGCTCGAAGGGCTGTCGGCCGATCTGATGTGGGAGGCCTCGGGCGGCAACGCGCTGTTTTTGCGGCACCTCGTCGAGGGCGCCCGGCAGGCCAACACGCTGCGGCAGGTCAATGGCATCTGGCAGTTGCGCGGGCGCGCGGCCATCACCTCCGAACTCGCCTCGTTGCTGGAGAGCCGGATCGAACAGCTCGACGACTCGGTGCTCAACGTCCTCAAATACCTGGCACTGTGCGAACCGCTCGACATCGACGTCCTCGGCGACCTCGCCGGCGACGAAGCCGTCGAGGAGGCCGAGATCGCCGGCCTGGTGCGCATCCTGCGCGACGGCCGCCGACTCAACGTGCAGTACAACCACCCGCTGTTCGGCGAGGTCATCCGCCATCGGCTGGGGCTGGCCTCGTCACGTCGGCTACGCGGCAAGCTGGTCAAGGCGTTGCAGGCGCGGGGCACCGACACCGCGGCCGAGCGGATCCGGCTGGCCGACCTGGCGCTGGAAAGCGATGTCGCGGTGGACTCCGGGCTCATGAGTGCCGCGGCGCGCGACGCCCTTGCTTTCGCCAACGCCCCACTCGGTGAACGTTTCGCCCGCGCCGCGGTCGCCGAGGGCAGCGGCTTCGGGGCCGCCGAACCCTTGGCGCGGTCGCTGATGTGGCAGGGTTTCGCCGCCGAGGCCGACGACGTGCTGGGCGGATTCCGCGCCGACGACCTCAACGAGATCGAGCAGATCTACTGGGGTGGCCTGCGGTTCGCGACCGTCTTCTGGGCCATCGGTGACGCCGACCGCGCCGATCAGGTCCTGAACATGCTGCAGGAGGAGGTCACCGACCCCAATCTGGCTCTCGTCGTCAAGGGCATCGCGTCGACGTGCGCGATCTTCGAGAACCGCGTGCAGGACGCGATCGCCCTGGCAGAGGAGGTGCTGACCTCGCCCAAGCCCTCACCGTGGGCGGTGGAGTGGGCGGTGTTCGGCGGAAGTCTCGCCCTCGCGCTGACCGGGCGGGGCACCGAGGTCGCTGCCTTGGCCGTGCGCGCCCGGGTGGCCGAGGCCGTGACCGACGGGCTGCTGCGCTTCCCCGCCGGTTTCGGCGAGATCCTCGCGCTCACGCTCACCGGCCAGCTCGATGAAGCCGCCACCCGCGCCGACCGGTACGTGCAGTTCTCCAACATCGGCCAGTATCTGGGCTGGGGGATGGCCGGCATCCTGGTGTCGGTGGTCGAGATGGCCCGTGGCGACAGCGTGTCGGTCGGGCGCCGGATGGAGCAGACCCTGGCGACCCTCGACAGTGGTCGTGGCGCGGCCGAATCCTGGAACTATCCGGCGATGTTCTATCTGGTGCAGGCGCTCAGCGCCGGCGGTCAACCCGAACCGGCCGAACGGGCGTTGCGCACGGCGCAGGACCGATTCGGTCGCCACATCGCGGTCTTCGGGCCGATGCTCACCATCTCGCAGGCCTGGCAGGAGGCGTCGGCGGGTACTGTCTCGCTGGCCGCGCAGACCGCGCAGCGGGCCGCGGTCGAAGCACGCGAAGCCGCGCAGTTCGCGATCGAGGCCGAGGCGCTGCACTCGGCGGCGCGGTTCGGTGATCCGTCCGGCGCCGAGCGGTTGCGCGAACTCGCCGGCCAGGTCGACGGCCCGCTCGCCGGGCTCTACGCGCGCCACGCGGGCGCGCTGGAGTCCCGGGATGCCGTCGAACTCGACTTGTGCGCAACAGAATTCGAGAAGCTGGGGTTTCGGCTGTCGGCCGCCGACGCGGCGGCGCAGGCCAGCGTGTTGCACGAGGCCGACGGGGGCCGCGCGGCGACCGTGGCGTCGGCGGCAGTGGCCAATCGGTTGGCGGCCGAATGCGGCGGGCTGCGAACGCCGGCGCTGGTGGAGTCCGCGCAACCGTTGCCGCTGACCACCCGGGAACGTGAGATCGCCAATCTCGTGGCGGCGGGCCTGTCCAACAAGGAGATAGCGCACCGTCTCACGGTCTCGGTGCGCACCGTGGAGGGCCACATCTACCGGGCCTGCACCAAACTCGATGTCGCCGACCGCTCCGAGATCGCCGCGCTGCTGGTCAAGGCGAACTCAGGCACCTCGTGA
- a CDS encoding oxygenase MpaB family protein: protein MELHPPKDLVNADLAIARYGDDGERWLSAMWQGDALADAVVNDDFVGSSATEAVRTALEHGIDAVDHAPESLRALFAFLDDEPDWVDHTRLDRAADALIRHTASLGIVLAAASLLRGAENTIAGKPLVQTGRYVSMPAIRSVEVGEWLRQVISPGGMRRDGAGFAYTVRVRIIHAHVRRGLSRSGTWDEAAWGVPIPQPFMAFTMAEFGHIALDAMHRLGVRFSDADLDAIYHLWRYVGHVIGMTLDLNPVDEADHVRIEELYRLTSPGPDDNDREFVVALTDDYLIPELANALPGPPAARSVISTRLVHGLQRVFLGDDAADALGVPNTRLKHVIRATEPLMVGFGRVRMRIGGGPQQVSQRGYRIRDEEMTRMRAAYGVTHELVDNAPGEHEIAATRASVH, encoded by the coding sequence GTGGAACTGCACCCTCCGAAAGACCTCGTGAACGCCGACCTCGCGATCGCGCGCTACGGCGACGACGGCGAACGGTGGCTGTCGGCGATGTGGCAGGGCGATGCGCTCGCCGACGCCGTGGTGAACGACGACTTCGTCGGGTCGTCGGCGACCGAGGCGGTTCGTACCGCACTCGAGCACGGCATCGATGCCGTCGACCATGCGCCCGAGTCGTTGCGTGCCCTCTTTGCGTTCCTCGACGACGAACCCGATTGGGTCGATCACACCCGTCTCGACCGCGCCGCCGATGCACTGATCCGCCACACTGCGTCGCTGGGCATCGTGCTGGCGGCCGCTTCCCTGCTGCGCGGCGCGGAGAACACCATCGCCGGAAAGCCCTTGGTGCAGACCGGCAGGTACGTGTCCATGCCCGCCATTCGCTCGGTCGAGGTGGGCGAATGGCTGCGTCAGGTGATCTCCCCCGGCGGAATGCGCCGCGACGGTGCAGGATTCGCCTACACCGTGCGCGTCCGGATCATCCACGCCCACGTCCGCCGCGGGCTGTCCCGATCCGGAACCTGGGATGAGGCGGCGTGGGGTGTGCCGATACCGCAGCCCTTCATGGCCTTCACGATGGCCGAGTTCGGACACATCGCGCTCGACGCCATGCATCGTCTCGGTGTGCGATTCTCCGACGCCGATCTCGATGCGATCTATCACCTGTGGCGCTATGTCGGACACGTGATCGGCATGACGCTCGACCTCAATCCGGTCGACGAGGCCGACCATGTGCGCATCGAGGAGCTCTACCGGCTGACCTCCCCCGGACCCGACGACAACGATCGCGAATTCGTGGTGGCGCTCACCGATGACTACCTCATCCCCGAGTTGGCCAATGCACTCCCCGGACCGCCGGCCGCACGCAGCGTCATCTCCACCCGGCTGGTCCACGGCCTGCAGCGAGTGTTCCTCGGCGACGATGCCGCCGACGCCCTCGGCGTACCGAACACCCGACTGAAGCACGTGATCCGAGCAACTGAACCCTTGATGGTCGGCTTCGGGCGGGTGAGGATGCGCATCGGCGGTGGACCGCAACAGGTCTCGCAGCGCGGCTATCGCATCCGCGATGAGGAGATGACCCGGATGCGGGCGGCGTACGGCGTCACCCATGAACTGGTCGACAACGCACCGGGTGAGCACGAGATCGCCGCCACCCGTGCGTCGGTTCACTAA
- a CDS encoding thiazole synthase, whose protein sequence is MPDDPTTAGLGVPLRIADRDFTSRLIMGTGGIANLAVLERALVASGTELTTVALRRVSPDSRTGMIELLRRLDIAILPNTAGCHTTAEAVLTAQLAREAVETHWVKLEVVSDERTLLPDPIELIDAARVLVDEGFAVLAYTNDDPVLAARLQDLGVAAVMPLGSPIGTGLGIANPHNIEMIVADAQVPVVLDAGIGTASDAALAMELGCDAVLLASAVTRADDPERMATAMRHAVIAGRHAAGAGRIPKRFWAHASSPQRNR, encoded by the coding sequence ATGCCGGATGACCCGACAACCGCCGGTCTCGGCGTACCACTGCGAATTGCGGACCGTGACTTCACCTCTCGGCTCATCATGGGGACCGGCGGCATCGCGAATCTCGCCGTCCTGGAGCGTGCATTGGTGGCTTCGGGCACCGAGCTGACGACCGTCGCGTTGCGGCGGGTCAGCCCTGATTCGCGTACCGGGATGATCGAGTTGCTGCGCCGTCTCGACATTGCGATCCTGCCCAATACCGCCGGGTGCCACACGACGGCCGAGGCCGTGCTGACCGCACAACTCGCCCGCGAAGCCGTCGAAACCCACTGGGTGAAACTCGAAGTGGTGTCCGACGAACGCACGCTGCTGCCCGATCCGATCGAGCTGATCGACGCGGCGCGGGTCCTCGTCGACGAAGGATTCGCCGTGTTGGCCTATACGAACGACGACCCGGTTCTTGCTGCACGGTTGCAGGATCTCGGTGTTGCGGCGGTGATGCCCCTCGGCTCGCCGATCGGTACCGGCCTGGGTATCGCGAATCCGCACAACATCGAGATGATCGTCGCCGACGCGCAGGTTCCGGTGGTGCTCGACGCCGGTATCGGCACCGCGAGTGACGCTGCCCTGGCAATGGAACTCGGTTGCGATGCCGTCCTTCTGGCCTCGGCTGTCACGCGGGCCGACGACCCGGAGCGGATGGCCACCGCGATGCGGCACGCGGTGATCGCCGGACGCCACGCCGCCGGTGCCGGTCGTATCCCGAAACGCTTCTGGGCGCACGCCTCCTCACCGCAGCGCAACCGCTGA
- the thiS gene encoding sulfur carrier protein ThiS — MTVTVNGEVTDLRTDASVADLVTAMGLPDRGIAVAVDGVVVPRGSWGRALRAGAGIEIVTAVQGG, encoded by the coding sequence ATGACAGTCACAGTCAACGGTGAGGTCACCGATCTGCGGACCGATGCGTCGGTGGCCGATCTGGTGACCGCCATGGGCCTGCCGGACCGGGGTATCGCGGTCGCGGTCGACGGTGTGGTGGTTCCTCGCGGCAGCTGGGGCAGGGCACTGCGTGCCGGCGCCGGCATCGAGATCGTGACGGCGGTGCAGGGTGGATAG
- a CDS encoding HNH endonuclease, with product MRASGDLTTITDSLRELCFADDMSGRAAFDAMTALVTMRNLIEHHAATVVGHLDRLGVARDHGRRLSELLIVMGLAPAVASRLIRIAGARAKLPTLAAHAADGAVSAEHVDAVGKGVEHVEKRSAEPIDDPARLNIVTDLLAHFFSGATPAEIGKHARRLGNQQAEDTGGLPACEDRNLNALTHDVDGDGRLQVRADLNTDVGEKFSAAMEELAAPRPEPDGSPDARSPERRHADALEALLDIAARSGDAASAPRTQMLVSVPADTPDLAELPFMGSLTEATLRTLTCDTTATVAIVDGEQVPMEMSKEKRLFPPHLRKALHKRDQCCIKCGVAATRCQGHHLVHWADGGITVLDNGCLLCPSCHADIHHNGWEVIMGHDRHPWLIPPTTVDPKRQPIPAYNRRTMNLDNLPAAA from the coding sequence ATGAGAGCTTCGGGGGATCTCACCACCATCACCGATTCATTGCGTGAACTGTGTTTCGCCGACGACATGTCCGGGCGGGCGGCGTTCGACGCGATGACCGCGCTGGTGACAATGCGTAATCTGATCGAGCATCACGCCGCCACCGTGGTCGGCCATCTCGACCGGCTGGGGGTGGCCCGCGATCATGGCCGCAGGTTGAGTGAGTTGTTGATCGTGATGGGGCTCGCGCCGGCGGTCGCGTCCCGGCTGATCCGCATTGCGGGTGCGCGAGCCAAGTTGCCGACCCTGGCCGCCCATGCCGCCGACGGGGCTGTCTCGGCCGAACACGTGGATGCGGTGGGTAAAGGGGTCGAGCATGTCGAGAAAAGATCGGCGGAACCGATCGACGACCCGGCGCGTCTCAACATCGTGACCGACCTCCTCGCCCACTTCTTCTCCGGCGCCACGCCCGCCGAGATCGGCAAACACGCGCGTCGGCTGGGTAACCAGCAGGCCGAGGACACCGGTGGGCTCCCCGCCTGCGAGGACCGCAACCTCAATGCCCTCACCCACGACGTCGACGGTGACGGCCGCCTGCAGGTGCGCGCCGACCTCAACACCGACGTCGGCGAAAAATTCTCCGCCGCGATGGAGGAGTTGGCGGCACCCCGCCCCGAACCCGACGGCTCACCCGATGCCCGCAGCCCGGAGCGCCGCCACGCCGATGCACTCGAAGCCCTCTTGGATATCGCCGCCCGCAGCGGGGATGCCGCGTCCGCACCACGAACCCAGATGCTGGTGTCCGTGCCCGCCGACACCCCGGACCTGGCCGAACTACCGTTCATGGGGTCACTCACCGAAGCCACGTTGCGCACCCTGACCTGCGACACCACCGCGACCGTGGCGATCGTCGACGGTGAGCAGGTGCCGATGGAGATGAGTAAGGAGAAACGCCTGTTCCCGCCCCACCTACGCAAAGCCTTGCACAAGCGGGATCAGTGCTGCATCAAATGCGGAGTAGCGGCCACCCGCTGCCAAGGGCATCATCTCGTGCATTGGGCTGACGGTGGAATCACAGTGTTGGACAACGGATGTCTGCTGTGTCCGTCCTGTCACGCCGACATCCACCACAACGGATGGGAGGTGATCATGGGCCACGATCGACACCCCTGGCTCATCCCACCCACCACCGTCGACCCCAAACGGCAACCAATACCCGCCTACAACAGGCGCACGATGAATCTCGACAACCTGCCCGCCGCCGCCTGA
- a CDS encoding ABC transporter permease: MITAMDAERIKLTSTRSPYWCVAIVAVLTVGLALVTGATISGPLASTPGEAAWTALIGLNSFGLLVLMIMAVLAVTSEYRFGTIRTTFQAVPRRSTVLIAKAAVFGLLALLVSLVLAVVGVAVAKAAGGSTVGIDIGDSIVIRQLWGTAVLAALYVLIGLGVGAIVRHTAGAIVILLIWNLALESILTILPRVGDDIAPFLPFANGSRFLNGDLSATDYHWNVYGSLIYFAMFAVVIFVLGIVATERRDA, translated from the coding sequence ATGATCACCGCCATGGATGCCGAGCGCATCAAACTCACCTCCACCCGCTCGCCCTACTGGTGTGTCGCGATCGTCGCGGTGCTGACCGTCGGTCTGGCTCTGGTGACCGGTGCCACCATCAGCGGCCCCCTGGCGTCGACACCGGGCGAGGCGGCGTGGACCGCCCTCATCGGCCTCAATTCCTTCGGCCTGCTGGTGCTGATGATCATGGCGGTGTTGGCCGTGACCAGCGAATACCGTTTCGGCACCATACGCACCACCTTCCAGGCCGTGCCGAGGAGGTCCACGGTGCTCATTGCGAAGGCGGCGGTCTTCGGACTGCTCGCGCTGCTGGTGAGCCTGGTGCTCGCCGTCGTGGGTGTCGCGGTGGCAAAGGCCGCCGGAGGCAGCACGGTCGGCATCGACATCGGCGACAGCATCGTGATCCGGCAACTGTGGGGGACCGCCGTGCTGGCCGCGCTCTATGTGCTGATCGGACTCGGCGTGGGCGCGATCGTCCGGCACACCGCGGGTGCCATCGTCATCCTTCTGATCTGGAATCTGGCGTTGGAGTCGATTCTGACCATCCTGCCCAGAGTCGGCGACGACATCGCCCCCTTCCTACCGTTCGCCAACGGCAGCCGATTCCTCAACGGCGACCTCAGCGCCACCGACTACCACTGGAATGTGTATGGGTCGCTGATCTATTTCGCGATGTTCGCGGTCGTGATCTTCGTGCTCGGCATCGTCGCCACCGAGCGCCGCGACGCCTGA
- a CDS encoding TetR/AcrR family transcriptional regulator produces MRKRLLSSANDLLARRPGTRPTTQDIADHAHVSIGTVYRYFADIDAIVEELRATAIHDITTSLATGVGRAMDAEPMAAMVTIVETLTAAFEKHDPVLRISYSTAEAEFGDAWAEVEEPLIPLARILPARLRPDLAPNELDDLVFLTMGATANLCLRIALLRPEGSNREALIATAARMLLAALMPMEAA; encoded by the coding sequence ATGCGTAAACGGCTTCTGTCCAGCGCCAATGACCTGCTTGCCCGGCGTCCCGGAACCCGGCCGACGACGCAGGACATCGCCGACCACGCTCACGTCAGCATCGGCACGGTCTATCGCTACTTCGCCGACATCGACGCGATTGTCGAAGAGCTGCGGGCCACGGCGATCCACGACATCACCACATCATTGGCCACCGGTGTGGGACGGGCGATGGACGCCGAGCCGATGGCCGCGATGGTCACCATCGTCGAGACGCTGACCGCCGCGTTCGAGAAGCACGACCCGGTTCTGCGCATCTCGTACTCAACCGCGGAAGCGGAGTTCGGTGACGCGTGGGCGGAGGTGGAAGAACCCCTGATCCCGTTGGCCCGCATCCTGCCTGCCCGGCTACGGCCGGACCTCGCCCCGAATGAGCTCGACGACCTCGTCTTTCTGACGATGGGCGCGACCGCGAACCTGTGCCTGCGCATCGCGTTGCTGCGGCCGGAAGGCTCGAATCGGGAGGCGTTGATCGCCACCGCGGCCCGCATGCTGCTCGCCGCGCTGATGCCGATGGAGGCTGCCTGA